The genomic segment TAAATGCTTATTTCAGGGACTGTGAATTTGTTTTGGATTTCCTTTAAAATGCTGTAAGACCTTTCTTTGGCAAGCAAGCTATTTCATTCAGAAACATGAAAAAGgaagtcagtttttttttctgtgcaatgacttgtttttataaaaatattaatgcttatttttaaaataaaatcaagcaCCATGGAAAAGAAGAATCAGTTACCCCAAATTCTACTTCCTCGAATTAGCCAAGTTAACATTTGCTGCCTATTATTTGATGCCATTATTCTAGGTCTATGTGTATAGGCAACAGGCAAATAGAAGAATGGATTCAATGAATTcatggagagacagagagagaaagacagaaggaGGGAGACAGAACATGAGAGTGAacaaatgagagagaaaaaaatgcttttaagACTGGAACCATATTATTCTtcctattttgaaataaaaacattaaatctACTTGAatttcaaagaagaaaagaagtcACATGAAACGGATTTCTGAACTTTGGGGAAATACTTCTTCGTTACCAGAAATACTGATTTTATAAGATTCTCCTTAAATTAAAAACAAGTATGAATTCTCTGAAGAAGCTgaagttatttttaaatgtatatgttTTAATTTTAGACGGTTATAAGTGACTGTTTATTATGAAAAATGAGGTGATTAACGTTCTTATTTTACATCTCTTACATCTCTTCACCTCTCAGTTTTTGTTgattatatattcttttttcttgagTGAAACATTATATCATTTATATTCGGTTCTGTAACTGTCACATCCCCAGTTGTCCAGTCTTAGttaaatatttaaatgatttAGTACTGCCCACTGATATCTTTATACAGCTTCTCCCTActtttctgaattctttaattCAAACCAGGTATGACTGAATATTACATTAATGTTTTATTAGGAGGGCCCATGTGCTCTTGTTTTACTGATAAAATCTTCTTCTTGTCTTTATGCCTACAGAAGAATTTGATTGCCTATATTGTTTTTGAGTCATAGTTTCCTTTTGTCAAAACTTTGTAAATAGAAAAGCATTGTAGATATCCAAGAGGCACTTTTGATATTCATGTTCCTGCTAACATGCCCTTCCCTCCACTAAGGGCAAATGAAGTCAAGACTTGACTTCATTATCATCCCTCATGGAATGCTGCTGGGGTGATGATTGAGGCAGACAGATTTTTTTCCAGCTTGTAGATAATTTGCCTTTTCTGCCCAAAACCTTAAATAATCTGTTTTTTAATAAACCTTACACCTTAACGAGGGCGTATATCTCTGAATTATTTTGCATTCCTTTTTCCTAATATAGGTTGTTCCCTTTCAGTCTATAAATTAATTCAGCTCTTCCCttatttcagagttttttttttttttttttctgtaccatGTGTTGGATTTTCTAACTCAGGGAAGCCAATCATCATATGTTGGATCAGGTTTGCTCATTTTCCATGCTTATTCTATCCTCTCAAATTACTTTAGTATATTTGTCTTTTCTAGTACTATGATTATTTTACATGTTTCTTACCTATCATTTTTATCTGAGTCCATTCTGTTTCTTgctgtgtgtgatgtctttattaAATTTATGATAATGTTTATTTTTGGTATTCAATTACTTTCTGTAGCTCTACAaagttctttttatttcattctgcATTTTATGTTCTTATTAAGATTTTCTGTACCATAAAATGCTCACAGGGAATCTACTATTGATAACTGGGTACTGTTTTCTtccatattgttttttttttaacctgtaattattattattatttttttaacactGGTATCCTGTGGTAGGACATGGATTGATTTGCTACCTGGTAATTCTCTTTGCTGTTTATAAGTCGAAAAGTTTAATATGAGTATCTGGAAACCAGGACGCTAGGTCTGGGTTACGTGGCAATCACAGAGCAGTTTCATTGACCTGTATGTAGGTCAGAAAATTGGGCTAGGACTTGAGGATGTGACTTATCAGGTTGGTAATGACTTAAACTATGAAAATGACAAAACTCAATGTTCTTCTGATTTATGTGATCTACATTTCCCTCAAATTGGGCACATCTTGTGGGGAAGAATGAAGGCATTGAGGATTTGCATCCATTTTATCATCTGGAGTGTCTTTTGTCCTAATTAGCTGGAGTGTGTCTTTACTTAAAATGATTAATAAACATCTGAGTGTTTCCTCATCctttttttattcctttccttcttttaatCACTTTGATGTATTTGGATAGTTTCTCTGCCATTTGTTTTAATCTTCTTCACTCTTAAAGTGAAGAACTCTGTACAAACCTTCTATTTGTTCAGATATAGTGTAGGTGAATTTTCCTTGATTTGCATATCTACTTATCTGGGTcaaatttgtcttttttcttcccaGTTAAAATTTCAGGGCTAGGTGCTGTTTTCTGTCCATTCTACTGAAGGCTAATCTTGCAGTGGTTGGTGGGGCAAGAGAGAGTTTAGCTGGCACTGAGCTTCATTCTCATTAGTGAATATggactttactttttctttcttctgagagTCTGCTAAATGTCCTTTAGCAAGGCCTGCTTCATGGCCATAGAGGCTCTGATACCTGTGAATTTCTGGCCTTTTCTCCACATTAGCAAAGTGAAGTGGAAGGTGTTAACTCTGGTGGCCCTTTCCTACTTCTACTGAGAGCCTGGGTGCTTCACAGAGGCTTCTACATTCTAGAATTTGCTTTATCTTTTCTCAGGATAGACTGCTTTCCACATTAGTCTTCTTAGCTCGAGACTGGAAGGCATTAGTGAggattttcagtattttttttgcttcttttctcaattttgttcctgTGAAGTAGAGTGAGGGCTAGAAGCCTTACTTTATTCTACTAGCAGAGTCACAGTAGGATCATTTGTTTCGCTACTTGGATGCTAACTTCAAAGCTGGGTTTTGAtcatattttcatcctttttgtttgctttgtggAGGTTAAATTTTGTGTTCTTACCTCAGTCCATCTTACTTACCAAGAGATCTCCTCATCTATTCTTGCCTTTTTGTAAGCTTTTCTCTACAGTGCAAATGGAATagtccttttaaaataaaatctgatTATACTAATTCTTTGTTTATAACCCTTCTGTGGCTTCCTTTTGCTCTCAAAGACCAAAGTCCTTAGCATGGCCCGTAAGGCAAGGTGACACCTTACAATGCatcctcattttcttttccacCGCCTTTACTATCTGCATCCTGGCTACCACACCACACATAACATGAGTCCTAACATAATAAAGTCCAAGCTCCATCTATATAAAGATAATGAATGGATGACTCTGTGTTAACAACATAAAGAAACGTGCTTTATTCTGCAATGCTTTCATTTTTTTGGGTGTCACCAATAAAAATAGGATGTTCCTATCAATGCCCTTTTTCTCTCATCCCATTTttctcaaaaatttttaagtaagCTCCTCAATAACTTGGCTATCTTACGTACATAGAATTTCAAATCTTCGGAAAAGAATTTCTGGGTATTGTTAGAAGTCTTAGAGACTTATCCCAATACTTAGCTGTTGTTCATGTGATTAACAATAGGATGGGCCAAGAAGGGATGCCCTTTCTGCCTGAGTTTATCTGGATAGGTAACTCTTTCACTTTATTCTACAGTCCTAGAAACCACATGATTGGGAATAGAGCTGGAATAGAAACAGGGATTTTCCACTAGAGTTGCTGTACAGcaataatagaaaaacaaaaaacaaaaacaacccacgCAAAtgtggaaggaaagaaggcacATGGTAGATTATTACGGATTGTTACTTACCAATGCCCAATAGTCTTGTCTGGGTGCCCCATTGATGCTCATGTCCACCACCAACAGAATCATTCCAATGCCAGCAAAGGCAGCACTAACAACGTTCATTCCCAGGCTGCCTTTCAACTAATGGAGATAATGGGAAAAGTAAATTGAATATAGGATAAAtgcaattaaatgaaataaaagtatACCAACTTTAATGGTTCCTAATCTTGGAAATCATGAAAATACTTTTTTGATGttgaaatgatttttttgttgttgttttctctgCCCTTCAGGGTAGTTACCATAAAAATCTACTCAGCCTCAATGTAGGGTGTTTCTTAAAAATCTGTAGCAAAATGTAAATAAGTCAAAGCTCATCTATTTGTCTAGAAACTACACGTGCAATAAtagtcctttttaaaaaatgataaaacaaCGAACTTTTAATGAGCATTTTTCTGTGATGAGCACTGGGCTAAGTTATTtaaatacattatctcatttaactcttacaaccacccacccactgccattgagtcaattccgactcatagcgaccctataggacagagtagaactgccccgtagagtttccaaggagtgcctggcagatttgaactgccagcctcttggttagcagccgtagcactgaaccactatgccaccagtgctcccttACAACTATCCTATGAGATAGTAAAACAGCATCCAATTTCATAGATGGGAAAGTACATACATGCaaaatttttaattacaaatttagGAATTAGCGAAATCCCTGAAGTCTCTCTAGTGACCAGGTGAAAAACCCCAGCTTTAGAAGAAGGTACTCTTCAGGTTTTTGGAGGTAGGGGTGTAGGGGAAGAACACAGAACTTCCCCCCGTTTCTGCATTAAGATTTTGACATACACCAGAATAGTTGTGGAATCAAGGCTTCAGCAGGCTGGCTAGGGGTGGTACAAGCAGAATTCCCAGAATGCGCTACTGTTTCAGCGTGCTGTGGCTCCTGAGGGTCTCCAGAAGATGCCAAGAAAAGTCGTCTTAGCTATGGTTTCAGAAGGTGTTTCCTCCAAACGGACAGCTTTTACGCTTGCACAGTCTCAGAGGGAAGGATTCATGAGTAATGCAGAGAaggtatgttttattttatttttgggttACAAAAGGAGTAGTTAATCAgaattaaacctgttgccatcaaggtgattctgactgatgatgaccccacgtgttacagagtagaactgagatccacagggttttttttggctgcaatctttacagtaGCGGATCGGCAGACCTTTCTTCTATGGTGTGGCTAAGTGGGTTTGaaggccaacctttaggttagtagtcaagcacaatcTGTTtcgtgccacctagggacctttggttaggattaggctgatttttttttttttttaattatatgcttcatttatttttgtttttctcttatcTGGGGAAGCACATGATTCTGTGCTCCCATTTCTACATCTTTCCCCTCGTGCTGGATTAAATAAAACCTTGAAACCACtctgctctgttgttgttggtagttgccgctgagtcaattccgagtcacggtgaccccatgtgtttcagagtagaactgctccatagggttttcaagactgtaacctttcagaagaagattgcctggcctttcttccgaggtgcctctggatgggtttgaacagccaacctttgggttagtagtccagtgcttaaccaagTGTGCCAGCCAGGGATTCCATCTAGTTGGCTCTAGTTGTTGGCAAATCATTTTATTTATCCTAACTCAGAAATATGCTGGGAAATTATGGAAGGTAGGGTGCTGTGATTAAGGGAATTGAAAGCCCTGTCTCAGTGATTGTTTTGTAAATCCTCATATGTGCCAAGCTAGGTGTTTTTAATGGTGATTTAACTAATGGTAAAGCAAGAACTCAATCTAAATAAGAATAGGAGGTATACactaataaaacataaaaatgcaaGGTAGAACTGAGAATGGCTAAACAGTAGTGTCTTTGTTATTGAAGTGACAACAAGTTTTTGTTCCTTGGCTCCTGGATTCTTTTTCTAGTATAGTGCAACCCAGCTGAACCAAGGGGCCTTTAGCTCAAGTTTAAACAATCCTTATCTTTACTAGTTCCTACCTTTGTGAGCTCGAGAATGTGGAGCCCTGTCATCTTTGAGGGGAAGATTGTGCAGACCATTCTCACCCCAGCACACATACCATGGGGGCCACTGATGGACGTTTGGGAAAAAAATGCTCCCATGTGCACTTTCTGAATCCGCTTTCTCAATTTTCTACCCCAAATAAATTAAACCAGTCTTCAAATAGGTTTAATAAGTAGGAACATTCTAACTTACCAGGCAACGTGAAAACACCTTGGCAGCCGATATGGAAAGTGAGCCAGAAATGATGAACTGTAGAAACAGACAAAATTATGTGTGACATTGTGAGTTCTCTAATTGCTCCTGGGAACGGTCTTCTCGTTATATGAAAGGTGGACCTTGTTGTTTTCCTCTCAAAACTTCTCTGCAGATTTCTCAGTTTTCTGGATTGACTCTCAGGGACCATATCTCGGACttcctctttttattttgttttcgcTCCTTAGTTTCTTATATATAAACAGCTCTTATTGTCTTGTAAACTTACCTACCTTCCTCACTTTAATGATTCCCGTGCTTACTAACAGCCTTTTCTCGTGGTCACTTGTATCTTTTGAATCATGTTTCTAGTCACCCCCTTTTTGACACCCCCCCCCACCAACACATAAAATATTTCCGTGTATAATATaatagccaaaaccaaacccattgccttccagctcagagcgaccctacaggacagagtagaactgcccccgtagagtttccaaggagcgcctggtggatttgaactgtcgaccttttggttggcagctgtagctcttaaccactacaccaacagggcttCCAATAATGTAATAGGGAACTAAAACTTTGGCTTGCTAATTACTTGATCGGAATAAACTTTAGGGTATGCATTTAAGCTGCAAGTTAAAATGGAGAACGAAGGTTCTCATTTATGTGTGACCAGAGCCCTTAGTTTCCCTTAGTTCTCCCAGCTAATCAGTTGCAGGGCTTATTGAGGAGTGGGTTGTACATGGGAGGTAGTTCTGTGTTTATAACCTGGGAAGGAGAGGTGTTCTAGCCATCTACTCACAGAGATGCCGCCCCAGAATGTATATCCACTaataaaagaaagggaagcaaaacCAAGAGCCATTTTATAACTGTCGTTCATGAGACCCAAAATAACTCCGAAGCCGATGTGCATCACTCCAATCACGATCTGGATGCCCTGAACACAGAAAACACAGGCATGTTAAGATGGTGTCTCCATTTCCAGGCCTTTGAAACATTGCTGTCATTGCTGCTGCTGCTTATTTAGTGTCTGCTTTGGCAAGATTCGTGGTTGTCATTTAGGCATACCTCTAAAATAGGAGGTGGGCTGTTAAGATTTGGTCATACACTACAATAACTGGGGGACCAAGACCTCAGCATAAGGACTTGTTTCGAGTATTTGGGTAGGATTTCTAGGGGTGGCCCAGGAAGAGTTCTTCAGAAAGTGCTACCATCAAGCACCCATCAGCAtcacttgaaggagccctggtggtgcagtgattaagctcttgggtgctaactgaaaggtcagcagttcgaacccaccagcctctccaaggggagaaagatgtggcagtctgcttctgtcaagattacggccttggaaatcctatggggcagttctactctgtcctatagggtggctatgagttggaattgactctactgtAATGGGTAGCATTTGCTGAGGAATCCCTTAACAAACAATTAAGCATTAGACACTAACTGAAAAGCTCGTGGTTCAAATTCATCCAGTGgtccctgggaagaaaggcctggcaatctgctgctgaaaggtcacacccttgggaaccctatggagtatatttcTACTCTACaagcatagggttgccatgagttggagtcaacttggtggcaatggggcttttgctttttttttttttttttttggttagcacccctgggagagggcagtggtggttcagtggtagaattctcgccttccatgctggGAGGCCTAGGTTCGATTCCTGGTCAATTTActtcatgagcagccaccacccatctgtcagtagaggcttgggtgttgctgtgatactttAGCTGTGACTTCAGTGACCTCAGTGGTTCTtttccaaacaaaccaaacctctGCTGGGTAGTCCCAGTTGGGGGAAAGGATCAATGAAGATAAGAGCATTTACTGAGCATTaactatgtgcctggcactgttctgAACACTTTCCATGGGTTGTTTTATGTACTCCTCCCAGCAAGTGGGTGGGTACACAGAAACATAGAGaagtgtccaaggtcacacaattacTAAGGGACAGACCTGGGAATTTAATGCAAAAAACCATTTTTCTAACAATTCAGAACTGCCTCTATCAGGCTAAGCTTACCCCCGTCTCTTTCGTAAAGTCTCGATTGCACCAGTACAATtaagctatcttttttttttttttttaattttctttctaaatttctgTTGCATCTTATGATACAAATCAGACCCGTTATTACTTGGTTTGTACCCATTATATTGTTCCTTTATTATCACAGGTATATATTTTCTTATCATCTAGGAGATGGGGACACTCTTCTGCTTATTTCTGCCACTTGTTGAACCTTCCTCAGTCCCAGATAAACACAGATTTGTGGGAGATAAGTGTTGCTAGACTGGACCAAAACTCAATTGTAGATTTacaatttgtttcttctctcagtTCATATTTTATCTCTCCAGGGAAACTGCGAGCATGTTTCTTGTTAGTGTGATTGCTATGTTTATTTCGTCAATAAATAGCTACTGAACAAAtggaattaaaattaaaatcaaacaaagaaatgaaagccTACAACTTCTTAGATAGTGCCAAGAGATTaatactgatctttttttttttttgaataataaaGTTCTTTGAGACTCTGGTAAAAGCTAGGAGCCATCTCCTCTGGAAAAAATGTTCATGCATACTCGCAGACACCACACTTTTCCATATAACTTCAGCGGGATCCTGGGCCTCCTCCAGCCAACCCATGGATTTCAGCTGAAGATTTCCTGCAGAAGACATTATATTTGGCTTTCACAAGCTCTTCTCTAGAGCAACAATTCGATCATCTGGCTACAAACTTTCCATCCTCAACCTTGCCTTCATTTGGATTAATAAAGGCAATCTTTTCTCAGTGTAGTCCTGGCTGTATCATTTACTGTTCCTgagtggttaacatgcttggctgttaaccaaaagattggaggtgcaagttcacccagaggcaccttggaaggaagacatggtgatctacttccaaaaaatcagcaattgaaaaccctatagagcacagttctactctgacatacacggagttgcgatgggttggaattgacttgatggcaattgataCTGGTAAACAATTTACTGATCAAAATTGCTCACAggccaaaacaaaaaatgaaaaaacccaaaccagttgccctcaagtcagttccgactcatggcacaaactgttaagcacttgcctaataccagaaaggttggtggctcagacccactcagaggcacctcggaagaaaggcctggtgatctgctttcaaaaggtcatagtcttggaaactccacgggtgcagttctgctctgcaacacagggggtcaccatgagctcaTAGGCCAGATTTAGTAATTTGGACATATAATGTGCTCTGTATTTTTAGCCACAGAACCATTTTAAGTTCTAAGTTGTTTTGTGCAGATGCGTCATGTCCAACCACCTGATGTTCCCTGTGCTGTTGTGGTCACTGGGGCAGAGTGGGCTGCTAATGGCATAGATGCAGTCTACGGGGAGAGGAAGTAGTTTCTGCCAActggagctaaaaaaaaaaaccaaacaaactgcATTTATCCCTTTAAAATACTTTTATGGCTTGCTTCTCAGTACCAGGCAGGAGCACCAATGGCTCCTCATTCTGCTCAGAGTGAAAGCCAGAGCCTTCCTTCCTCCAGGCTTTTTGGGTCTGGCCCCCATTGCCCCTCTGCTCTTTTTCTAGTCTACTCCCTTCCTCCCACATTCTGTTCTACTTTATTGGCCTCCTCTCTGTTCTTCAAACAACACACATTGGCATCAGAAGACCTTTACGCTGGCTGGTCACTCTGCTTGGGAACTCTTCCCTGCTATCTGTGTGACTTGCCCCTcacttccttcaagtctttgctcaaatgtcatcttTAAGGAAGTTGGCCAACCATGACCAACCTTAAATTATTATGCCCTCACTGTGTGGCACTTCTTGTCTTTTACACACTTCCTGCAAtgggcgtttttttttttaaacacacttggctgttaactgaaaggtcggcagttggaacccaccagcctctccgtgggaggacgggaggaagatgtggcagtctgcttctgtaaagattaacaccttgccgtctagtcagttctgactcatagtgacccaataggacagagtagaactgcaacatacggtttccaaggagaggctggtggatccgaactgccgatcttttggttagcagccgtagcttgccATAGTTCTTgaccactggccaccagggcttcccctaaagattacagccttggaaattctgtggggcagttctactctgttctatagggtcactatgagtaggaattgacttgatggcaaggattttttttttttgaaacacatTATGCCATTTCATTGTTCATTATCTTTATAGTCTGATTTCCCCCACTAGGTTGTAGGCTCCATGAGGACAGAGGTTGTGTCTGTTTTATAGTCTCTGAAATATTCCTTAACACCTGTGTGGAACCGGctgcacctggtgggttcgaactacccacattttggttagcagccttgctcttaaccactgtgccaccagggctccatatgggGTTCTAGTTTGTCTCATTTGCTCAACAGAAGCAGAGGATTCTGCCTGTTTTTCTCTATCTGGTAGGCGGAGGATCCAACTGAAGGCCTCTCTTACCCATGTGACTGAGGGGCTGCTTCCCTGCCCAAAGCTTAAACCTGtgcttatttttgctttcctaaaaCTGTAACACTTGAGCTAGGTAGTAAGGTCACCAGAAGCGTGCCTGGCACATTATGGACACTCCATGTAATTTCCTGAAGGCTCCAGCTAAGAGGTTAGACATGCACACAGGGAGAGGCTTAGTGCAATTGTGATAGTGGTACGGATGAGGCACCTGCACCGCAAAGGGACTAACAACATTACCTAGGCTGGTGGAGTTCTTGCCTATAAGTACGGCCCGTTTCACAATGCCTGCAGAGACAAGACAGTGGTTGTTCAATGTGCCCGTTGCAGAAGTGAGGTGTTAGTTGTTGCttttgggtgccatccagtcaatttcgactcatagtgacctcaggtgacagagtagaactgccccacagggttttctaggctgtaatctttataggaaaaccctggtggcatagcagttaagtgctacggctgctaaccaaagggtcggcagttcaaatccaccaggcactccttggaaactctgtgggggcagttctactctgtcctatagaagctgtgggatgggttcgaaccaccaacctttccattagcagctgagtacttaaccattgtactaccaggcCACCAGGGTGGTAGTTAAGTTATAACATCTCCAAAGACACTGGGGATTGAGTGGCCATTGATTTTTTTCACACCCAACCTTCCTGGGAGAAGGTCCATTTTCAGTACCTTGCCTTTTAAGGCATCCATGGATGTTCATTTTAATGTGATTTCACTCACATACAAGCACCAGGCTTGTAACCAATCCAGAGATAGGATTGAAGGTGCCCACAGTGTCCTTTGCTGAAGTGAGATCAAGTTAGACATAGTGGTGTTTCCCGTGTTAATATTATGGCATCGTCCTGCTAGGAGGAGTTCTTTGCCACCTGTTACGTTCTTGCCTGAATCTAAAATAAAACGATCTCAGTGTAGAGTATATATGCAAAGTCATCATTTCGACCTGAGCTTTTTAATTTTTGGGCAGTATGTAACGATGATCATAAACTTTCTCCACCTGTAACTTGTAGGTACAATACAACCTTGTAAATGCAGAAGTAAAATTCCAGTAGTACGTAGACTTACCCCTAGTATCTGTGCTTCTTCTTTAAAGTTGATTGCCTCTGTTCCTGTAGCAGAATTTACCATCTGTATATTTGCTTGGTCATGCTGAAAGCTACTGTAGATTCCGGGAGAAGTGAGGAAAGGAGGCTGACTGCCTGGAGCTTGATTTACTGGGTTTATTACACCCGGAGGTTGTTGAGACCAAGAAGCCATAGTATTTATTGGTGGATATGGATTGGCTGCAGTTTCACTCATTCTAGTTTGAGTTGTTGGCTTGGGTGATACAAATGTGTCCTAGATTCTATGAAACATACCAAAAATGATACATTTATCAGAAAGGAAACTGAATAAATTCTTGGCATTTTCCAATTcctgtatatggagccctggtggtgcagtggataaaagctatgactgctaaccaaaaagtcggcagttcgaatccaccaacctctctttggaaaccctatgggcaggcagttctacttttccctatagggtcgctgtaagttggaaaaaaaccaaaaaatgagtcagaatcgactcgacggcactgggtttggggtaagttggaatcaactcaatggcaatgggtattgaaacatatttatatatatatatattgatattACTCAAGTTCATTATATCTGAAGAATATTGGTAAGAGGGAAGGGGCTGTGGCTGTCAGAATAATGTCCTGCAAAGATGTCCACGttttaatccccagaacctgtgaatacgtTAGATTGCATAGCAGAGAGGAATTTAGGTTGCAGACAGAATTAAGGTTCCTAATTAGCTGACCTTAAAATAAGgtgattatcctggattattttgGTGGGCCCAGTATAATCACAAGTTTCCTTAGAagtaaaagagagagacagaagaagagagtcagagaaagagaggtgaTAATGGAAGCAGGGTCAGAGAGATACTACGTTGCTGGCTTtggagatggaggaaggggccatgagccaaggaaagttgcctctagaagctggaaaaagcaagaaaatggaTTTCTCTCTAGAGTCTCTAGAAGGAAACGCAGCTCTGTCAAAGCTTGACCTTAGTTCAATGAGACTGCAGTTGGGCTTCTGATCTACAGAACTGTCagctaataaatttgtgttgtattAAACCACTACATTTGAGATaacctgttacagcagcaagcaGAGAAGTAATAAACAGGAGCCGAGAATACAATTGAATGGCAAGAAAGGCAGCTGAAGGTTTGAAATTTTTTGTCAGTAATTGGAAAAGTAGATAATTCACTTATGGTCTATTAAGTTGATTCTTTTGTTCTTTGAGAATAATATGCTTGAGATTCCCTAGTTCATTTTTGTCCTTCTGGAAGCTTAGAGTACCTTAGGCCCCATGCGGTCAAAAGGAA from the Loxodonta africana isolate mLoxAfr1 chromosome 7, mLoxAfr1.hap2, whole genome shotgun sequence genome contains:
- the MS4A12 gene encoding membrane-spanning 4-domains subfamily A member 12: MGPKDTFVSPKPTTQTRMSETAANPYPPINTMASWSQQPPGVINPVNQAPGSQPPFLTSPGIYSSFQHDQANIQMVNSATGTEAINFKEEAQILGGIQIVIGVMHIGFGVILGLMNDSYKMALGFASLSFISGYTFWGGISFIISGSLSISAAKVFSRCLLKGSLGMNVVSAAFAGIGMILLVVDMSINGAPRQDYWALLSGKGISAMLVIFSLLEFCITCVSAHSSTQAIDTNPPVVVIPTMYGNPSTSAPSSVPLTNDGQPAYGPRY